One genomic window of Desulfovibrio legallii includes the following:
- the glgP gene encoding alpha-glucan family phosphorylase produces the protein MNFDASQVTLFETSWEVCNKVGGIYSVVSSKALQAVEHFGEDYFLLGPALQQNPGFEETDEHVWDSLRMALATKDLKCRLGRWNIPGRPKVILVDFAKRYASNQLLYEMWKNYGVDSLSGGWDYIEPVMFAAACGEVVAAIHENHVSPMEGRSVALFHEWMCGAGLLTLKRLAPQVGTVFTTHATMLGRALAGTGRDIYSNMRTINPANEAASLNITAKWSMESASAREADAFTTVSPITGEESVVFLGRQPDVITTNGLDLRVIPDYSEQREAPREKRARVLAAAERFLRGSLPESTRIFAISGRYEMHNKGVDIFLEALARADKNLAGTDASVLALCLVMGGHTGVNPAAVSGDPQANDNGKPFLCTHFVWNAPQDPIINACRRLGLDNAPERRVKVIFVPAMLDGNDGFFNLPYEQVLAACDTGFFPSWYEPWGYTPQESAAWSVPTLTTDLSGFGMWARDQLQEAAELHPGVCIMPRRGMNFEQSVEVLHEYMLKAVTCPAEELPQWRRQARRLAEQSSWNHFFANYLEAFTLALKKAAVRADHDAGHAALTRVLTASCSATPFLRPIMAVAEVPEALTRLRDLARNLWWCWHDKAKALFMSLNPALWENCRNPLKMLEEATPERFKELCANKEYMDLYTEVAAAFDAYMAEPLRSPDPNITPERPVVYFSTEFGLNESIPIYSGGLGVLSGDHLKSASDMALPLVGVGLLFKNGYFTQALDANGRQVAQYPVNNFAQLPITLVQDSAGEPLYVHLELPGRILFARVWKMQVGRVTLYLMDTDTRRNTDEDRHITDRLYEANREVRLLQEMVLGMGGMRLMRALSILPGVYHMNEGHSAFMALERLRDNMASGMSFAEALERVRSNTLFTTHTPVPAGNEAFSLELMQRYFGGLAASLGLTWPQFVQLGQMEGGDSSAFEMTVLALRLSCWANGVSRLHGVVSRHMWNNLWKSLPLAETPIGYVTNGVHTPSYVGSWMHELLLQHLGQGWLQAPPEDPVWERVAQIPDDVYWAARMHQKEALLEALRSSIPHFAELFHLTAGQRQGMERLLTPETLVIGFARRFAPYKRATLIFADPERLARLMGDAKRPVILVFSGKAHPADEAGINLIQDVLRICRDERFLGRVFFMENYSLAVSRLLSQGCDVWLNTPRRPHEASGTSGMKLPVNGGVNLSISDGWWCEGYNRENGWTIGPVVATELPSSEQNDYADAEALYSLLENAVLPLYFERDATGLPARWIGLSKRSLKSLTPMYSSNRMLNDYLRQYYLRAARRRNMLAENDWAACRALAAWKADLATRFGTVKVEEIIVSGVENNTMFCGEPVSVRLHMHLGSMKPEEILVQLVIGQALSNGNFTSKPEVLRLEQRHADHGDDGMNYAASYIPAHSGHYRYGIRILPVHPALASPLETGLILWA, from the coding sequence ATGAATTTCGATGCGTCCCAGGTCACCCTGTTTGAAACCAGTTGGGAAGTCTGCAATAAAGTCGGCGGCATTTATTCGGTAGTCAGCAGTAAGGCCCTCCAGGCCGTGGAGCACTTCGGCGAGGACTACTTCCTGCTGGGCCCGGCCCTGCAGCAGAACCCCGGCTTTGAAGAGACGGACGAACACGTCTGGGACTCCCTGCGCATGGCCCTGGCCACCAAGGACCTCAAGTGCCGCCTGGGCCGCTGGAACATCCCCGGCCGCCCCAAGGTCATTCTGGTGGATTTTGCCAAGCGCTACGCCAGCAACCAGCTGCTCTACGAAATGTGGAAAAACTACGGCGTGGATTCCCTTTCCGGCGGCTGGGACTACATTGAACCCGTCATGTTTGCCGCGGCCTGCGGCGAGGTGGTGGCCGCCATCCATGAAAACCACGTCAGCCCCATGGAGGGCCGCTCCGTAGCCCTGTTCCACGAATGGATGTGCGGCGCAGGCCTGCTCACGCTCAAGCGCCTGGCCCCGCAGGTGGGCACGGTCTTCACCACCCACGCCACCATGCTGGGCCGCGCCCTGGCCGGCACCGGACGCGACATCTACAGCAACATGCGCACCATCAACCCCGCCAACGAGGCCGCCAGCCTGAACATCACGGCCAAATGGTCCATGGAGAGCGCCAGCGCCCGCGAGGCCGACGCCTTTACCACCGTAAGCCCCATTACCGGCGAGGAATCCGTGGTCTTTCTGGGCCGCCAGCCCGACGTCATCACCACCAACGGCCTGGACCTGCGCGTCATCCCGGACTACTCCGAACAGCGCGAAGCCCCCAGGGAAAAACGCGCCCGCGTGCTGGCCGCGGCGGAGCGCTTTCTGCGCGGCAGCCTGCCGGAAAGCACCCGCATCTTCGCCATCTCCGGCCGGTATGAAATGCACAACAAAGGCGTGGACATCTTTCTGGAAGCCCTGGCCCGCGCGGATAAAAATCTGGCCGGCACGGACGCCTCGGTGCTGGCCCTCTGCCTGGTCATGGGCGGGCACACGGGCGTGAACCCGGCCGCCGTTTCCGGCGACCCCCAGGCCAACGACAACGGCAAGCCCTTCCTCTGCACCCACTTTGTCTGGAATGCCCCGCAAGACCCCATCATCAACGCCTGCCGCCGTCTGGGCCTCGACAACGCCCCGGAACGGCGCGTGAAGGTCATCTTTGTGCCTGCCATGCTGGACGGCAACGACGGCTTCTTCAACCTGCCCTACGAGCAGGTGCTGGCCGCCTGCGACACGGGCTTCTTCCCCTCCTGGTACGAGCCCTGGGGCTACACCCCGCAGGAAAGCGCGGCCTGGTCCGTGCCCACCCTGACCACGGATCTCTCCGGCTTCGGCATGTGGGCGCGGGACCAGCTGCAGGAAGCGGCGGAGCTCCACCCCGGCGTCTGCATCATGCCCCGCCGGGGCATGAACTTCGAGCAGAGCGTGGAAGTGCTGCACGAATACATGCTCAAAGCCGTCACCTGCCCGGCGGAAGAGCTGCCCCAGTGGCGGCGTCAGGCCCGCCGCCTGGCGGAACAAAGCTCCTGGAACCACTTTTTTGCCAACTATCTGGAAGCCTTTACCCTGGCCCTCAAAAAGGCCGCCGTGCGAGCCGACCACGACGCCGGGCACGCGGCCCTGACCCGCGTGCTTACGGCCTCCTGCTCGGCCACGCCCTTCCTGCGGCCCATCATGGCCGTGGCCGAAGTGCCGGAGGCGCTGACCCGCCTGCGCGACCTGGCCCGCAACCTCTGGTGGTGCTGGCATGACAAGGCCAAAGCCCTGTTCATGTCCCTGAACCCGGCCCTGTGGGAAAATTGCCGCAATCCCCTGAAAATGCTGGAGGAGGCCACGCCGGAACGCTTTAAGGAGCTCTGCGCCAACAAAGAGTACATGGACCTCTACACCGAGGTTGCAGCCGCCTTTGACGCCTACATGGCCGAACCCCTGCGCAGCCCGGACCCCAACATCACGCCGGAGCGCCCCGTGGTCTACTTCTCCACGGAATTCGGCCTCAACGAGTCCATCCCCATCTATTCCGGCGGGCTGGGCGTGCTCTCCGGCGACCACCTCAAGTCCGCCTCGGATATGGCCCTGCCCCTGGTGGGCGTGGGCCTGCTGTTCAAGAACGGCTACTTCACCCAGGCCCTGGACGCCAACGGTCGTCAGGTGGCCCAGTACCCGGTCAACAACTTCGCCCAGCTGCCCATCACCCTGGTGCAGGACAGCGCGGGCGAGCCGCTCTACGTCCATCTGGAGCTGCCGGGCCGCATCCTCTTTGCCAGGGTCTGGAAAATGCAGGTGGGCCGCGTGACCCTCTACCTCATGGATACGGACACCCGCCGCAATACTGATGAGGACCGCCACATCACCGACCGCCTCTACGAGGCCAACCGCGAAGTGCGCCTCTTGCAGGAAATGGTCCTGGGCATGGGCGGCATGCGCCTGATGCGCGCTCTCAGCATCCTGCCCGGCGTCTATCACATGAACGAAGGGCATTCCGCCTTCATGGCCCTGGAGCGCCTGCGGGACAACATGGCCTCCGGCATGAGCTTTGCCGAAGCCCTGGAGCGCGTGCGCTCCAACACCCTGTTCACCACCCACACCCCGGTGCCCGCGGGCAACGAGGCCTTCTCCCTGGAGCTCATGCAGCGCTACTTCGGCGGGCTGGCCGCCAGCCTGGGCCTGACCTGGCCGCAGTTTGTGCAGCTGGGGCAGATGGAGGGCGGGGACAGCAGCGCCTTTGAAATGACCGTTCTGGCCCTGCGCCTCTCCTGCTGGGCCAACGGCGTAAGCCGCCTGCACGGCGTAGTTTCCCGCCACATGTGGAACAACCTCTGGAAAAGCCTGCCCCTGGCGGAAACCCCCATCGGCTATGTGACCAACGGCGTGCACACGCCCTCCTATGTGGGCAGCTGGATGCACGAGCTGCTTCTCCAGCATCTGGGCCAGGGCTGGCTCCAGGCCCCGCCCGAAGATCCGGTCTGGGAGCGTGTGGCGCAGATCCCCGACGACGTCTACTGGGCCGCGCGCATGCACCAGAAAGAAGCCCTGCTGGAGGCCCTGCGCAGCAGCATCCCCCACTTTGCAGAGCTCTTCCACCTCACTGCGGGCCAGCGCCAGGGCATGGAACGCCTGCTCACCCCGGAAACCCTGGTTATCGGCTTTGCCCGGCGCTTCGCCCCCTATAAGCGCGCCACCCTCATTTTTGCGGATCCGGAGCGCCTGGCCCGCCTGATGGGCGACGCCAAGCGCCCCGTCATCCTGGTCTTTTCCGGCAAGGCCCACCCCGCGGACGAGGCGGGCATCAACCTTATTCAGGACGTGCTGCGCATCTGCCGCGACGAGCGTTTCCTGGGCCGCGTCTTCTTTATGGAGAATTACAGCCTGGCCGTCTCCCGCCTGCTCTCCCAGGGCTGCGACGTCTGGCTCAACACCCCGCGCCGCCCGCACGAGGCTTCAGGCACCAGCGGCATGAAGCTGCCCGTCAACGGCGGCGTAAACCTGAGCATCTCCGACGGCTGGTGGTGCGAGGGCTACAACCGCGAAAACGGCTGGACCATCGGCCCCGTAGTCGCCACAGAGCTGCCCAGCAGCGAGCAGAACGACTACGCCGACGCCGAAGCCCTCTACTCCCTGCTGGAAAACGCCGTGCTGCCCCTCTACTTTGAGCGCGACGCCACAGGCCTGCCCGCCCGCTGGATCGGCCTTTCCAAGCGCTCCCTCAAAAGCCTCACGCCCATGTACAGCTCCAACCGCATGCTCAACGACTACCTGCGCCAGTACTACCTGCGCGCCGCCCGCCGCCGCAACATGCTGGCCGAAAACGACTGGGCCGCCTGCCGCGCCCTGGCCGCCTGGAAAGCCGACCTGGCCACCCGCTTCGGCACCGTTAAGGTGGAGGAAATCATCGTCAGCGGCGTGGAAAACAACACCATGTTCTGCGGCGAACCCGTCAGCGTGCGCCTGCACATGCACCTGGGCAGCATGAAGCCAGAGGAAATCCTGGTCCAGCTGGTTATCGGCCAGGCCCTGTCCAACGGCAACTTCACCAGCAAACCCGAAGTGCTGCGCCTGGAACAGCGCCACGCCGACCACGGCGACGACGGCATGAACTACGCCGCCAGCTACATACCCGCCCACAGCGGGCACTACCGCTACGGCATCCGCATCCTGCCCGTCCACCCGGCCCTGGCCAGCCCCCTGGAAACCGGCCTGATCCTGTGGGCGTAA
- a CDS encoding glycoside hydrolase family 57 protein, producing MPALCLCFEVHEPYQLRRYTVFDMGQNSLYEDDDRNCETLLRAARLCYLPANELMLRLIRRHKGAFCLALSISGTALDLFEQYAPEVLDSFKALAATGCVEFLGETSAHSLAFLYSRQEFERQVRAQAARLQSLFGAKPVSFKHTECIYNNDLAAALPRLGFKTVLAEGADHLLGWRSPNCLYRPAGAPRMRLLLRNAGLSADMGRRFGDRSWNDWPLTADKFATWCRGLADTAQVVTLCNDYHLLGLRFSKDTGVFDFMEALPKAILADSNFRWSTPAAASAALQPVGEVDAPQFLSWEEEGRDLTSWLGNDMQKDAIHALYSLTPRVRRCADADLTRDFERLQTADHFACMSTKWFAHPATDRPNPFASPYDAYITYMNVLADFEMRLDAADRARAAKTRAARRAAAADAPPAVPETGKRRRKETRTRIAKPRAASAAPEQA from the coding sequence ATGCCAGCTCTTTGCCTGTGTTTCGAGGTTCATGAGCCTTATCAGTTGCGCCGCTATACCGTGTTCGACATGGGGCAGAACTCCCTGTACGAGGACGATGACCGCAACTGCGAAACCCTGCTGCGGGCCGCGCGGCTTTGCTACCTGCCCGCCAACGAGCTCATGCTCCGGCTTATCCGCCGTCACAAGGGGGCCTTTTGCCTGGCCCTTTCCATTTCCGGCACCGCCCTGGACCTTTTTGAGCAATACGCCCCGGAAGTGCTGGACAGCTTCAAGGCCCTGGCCGCCACGGGCTGCGTGGAGTTTCTGGGCGAAACCAGCGCCCATTCCCTGGCCTTTCTCTACTCCCGGCAGGAATTCGAGCGTCAGGTCAGGGCCCAGGCCGCGCGGCTGCAAAGTCTGTTCGGCGCAAAGCCCGTGAGCTTCAAGCATACGGAATGCATCTACAACAACGATCTGGCCGCGGCCCTGCCCCGGCTGGGCTTCAAAACCGTGCTGGCCGAAGGCGCGGACCATCTGCTGGGCTGGCGCAGCCCCAACTGCCTCTATCGCCCGGCGGGCGCGCCCAGAATGCGCCTTCTGCTGCGCAATGCGGGGCTTTCCGCCGACATGGGGCGGCGCTTCGGCGACCGCTCCTGGAACGACTGGCCCCTTACGGCGGACAAATTCGCCACCTGGTGCCGCGGCCTGGCCGACACAGCCCAGGTTGTTACCCTCTGCAACGACTACCACCTGCTGGGCCTGCGCTTCAGCAAAGATACGGGCGTCTTCGACTTCATGGAAGCCCTGCCCAAGGCCATCCTGGCGGACAGCAACTTCCGCTGGAGCACCCCGGCCGCCGCAAGCGCAGCCCTGCAGCCCGTGGGCGAGGTGGACGCGCCCCAGTTCCTCTCCTGGGAGGAAGAAGGCCGCGACCTCACCTCCTGGCTGGGCAACGACATGCAAAAGGACGCCATCCACGCCCTTTACAGCCTGACCCCGCGCGTGCGGCGCTGCGCCGACGCAGACCTGACCAGGGATTTTGAACGCCTCCAGACCGCCGACCACTTTGCCTGCATGTCCACCAAGTGGTTCGCCCACCCGGCCACGGACAGGCCCAATCCCTTTGCAAGCCCTTACGATGCGTACATCACCTATATGAACGTGCTGGCGGATTTTGAAATGCGCCTGGACGCGGCGGACCGCGCCAGGGCCGCCAAAACCCGCGCCGCCCGCCGTGCGGCCGCTGCGGATGCGCCGCCCGCCGTGCCCGAAACCGGAAAACGGCGCCGCAAGGAGACCAGAACCAGGATTGCAAAACCGCGGGCGGCAAGCGCGGCCCCGGAACAAGCGTAA
- a CDS encoding glycosyltransferase family 4 protein translates to MRVLMFGWEFPPHISGGLGTACYGMTQALAKKGVDILFVLPRAQGAKGQNDFLRLMEASGTPISPETEERLAWAGQEAWRQSIRYLPLDSPLTPYLTPGGYARALRQLCRQGRRTLQSAPGRTGDFTYALHGGYGPDLMTEVRRYARLAAAIALREDFDVIHAHDWMTYPAGMLVKALTGKPLVVHIHATEYDRSGENVNEQVAGLERAGMLAADVVVAVSRLTRKTVMERYGIPPEKIVVVHNAVARHEAEKHYAIPPRIRHEKRVLFLGRVTFQKGPEYFMEAARLVLQKIPNVRFFMAGSGDLLPSLIRRAGQLRMGRRFHFAGFLRGEDVDRMFALSDLYVMPSVSEPFGITPLEAMLYDVPVLLSRQSGVAEVLQHALKADFWDTRDMADKICAVLRYPCLAAELVKNCREEMKSIRWENAAEQLLAVYRNLYGGR, encoded by the coding sequence ATGCGTGTGCTTATGTTCGGCTGGGAATTCCCCCCCCACATCAGCGGCGGCCTTGGCACAGCCTGCTATGGCATGACCCAGGCGCTGGCCAAAAAGGGCGTGGACATTCTTTTTGTGCTGCCCCGCGCACAGGGCGCAAAAGGCCAAAACGACTTCCTGCGGCTGATGGAAGCCTCAGGCACGCCCATCAGCCCGGAAACGGAAGAGCGCCTCGCCTGGGCCGGGCAGGAGGCCTGGCGGCAGAGCATCCGCTACCTGCCCCTGGACAGCCCCCTGACCCCCTACCTAACGCCCGGCGGCTACGCCAGGGCGCTGCGCCAGCTCTGCCGCCAGGGCCGCAGAACGCTCCAGTCCGCGCCCGGCCGCACGGGCGACTTCACCTATGCCCTGCACGGCGGCTACGGCCCGGACCTCATGACCGAGGTGCGGCGCTACGCCCGCCTGGCAGCGGCCATAGCCTTGCGGGAGGATTTTGACGTCATCCACGCCCACGACTGGATGACCTACCCCGCGGGCATGCTGGTCAAGGCCCTGACGGGCAAGCCCCTGGTGGTCCACATCCACGCCACGGAGTACGACCGCAGCGGCGAAAACGTCAACGAGCAGGTGGCCGGGCTGGAGCGCGCAGGCATGCTGGCCGCCGACGTGGTGGTGGCCGTGAGCCGCCTGACCCGCAAGACGGTCATGGAGCGCTACGGCATCCCGCCCGAAAAAATCGTGGTGGTGCACAATGCCGTGGCCCGGCACGAAGCGGAAAAGCACTACGCCATCCCGCCGCGCATCCGCCACGAGAAGCGGGTGCTCTTTCTGGGCCGCGTTACGTTCCAGAAAGGGCCGGAATACTTTATGGAAGCAGCCCGCCTGGTGCTGCAGAAGATCCCCAACGTGCGCTTTTTCATGGCCGGCAGCGGCGATCTGCTGCCCAGCCTCATCCGCCGGGCCGGGCAGCTGCGCATGGGGCGGCGCTTCCACTTCGCGGGCTTTCTGCGCGGGGAGGACGTGGACCGCATGTTCGCCTTAAGCGATCTCTACGTCATGCCCTCGGTTTCCGAGCCCTTCGGCATCACCCCGCTGGAAGCCATGCTCTATGACGTGCCCGTGCTGCTCTCGCGCCAGTCCGGCGTGGCCGAAGTGCTGCAGCACGCCCTCAAGGCCGACTTCTGGGATACCCGCGACATGGCCGACAAAATCTGCGCTGTGCTGCGCTACCCCTGCCTGGCCGCCGAACTGGTCAAAAACTGTCGGGAAGAAATGAAATCCATCCGCTGGGAAAACGCCGCAGAACAACTCCTGGCCGTGTACCGCAACCTGTACGGAGGTCGCTGA
- a CDS encoding branched-chain amino acid ABC transporter substrate-binding protein, producing the protein MKGCGRWFGALALTLLLPAVALAADVKIGLMCPLTGKWASEGQDMKNIVSLLADEVNAKGGVKGRKIDLVVEDDAGDPRTAALAAQKLASSGVTAVIGTYGSAVTEASQSILDEAGLVQIGTGSTSVRLTEKGLPLFFRTCPRDDAQGRSAAAAIVKGGYKAVALLHDNSSYAKGLAEETKAQLAKLGVKVVFYDALTPGERDYTAILTKLKAAKPDLIFFTGYYPETGMLLRQKREMGWNAPMMGGDAANHQDLVKIAGVEAAEGYFFVSPPLPQDMDTPEAKAFLQAFQARYHAVPVSVWAVLAGDAFKAIVGALEAGQDKPEAMAAWLKQLKGMPALSGTLGFDAKGDRVGEFYRVYKVDNKGRFVLQPK; encoded by the coding sequence ATGAAAGGATGTGGCCGTTGGTTCGGGGCCTTGGCCCTGACCCTGCTGCTGCCGGCCGTGGCGCTGGCGGCGGACGTCAAAATCGGGCTGATGTGCCCGTTGACGGGCAAGTGGGCCTCTGAAGGCCAGGACATGAAAAACATCGTCAGCCTGCTGGCCGACGAGGTCAACGCCAAGGGCGGCGTCAAGGGCCGCAAGATCGATCTGGTGGTGGAAGACGACGCGGGTGACCCGCGCACGGCGGCCCTGGCCGCGCAGAAGCTGGCTTCCTCCGGGGTGACGGCGGTCATCGGCACCTACGGCTCGGCCGTGACCGAGGCCAGTCAGAGCATCCTGGACGAGGCGGGCCTGGTGCAGATCGGCACGGGCTCCACCAGCGTGCGCCTGACGGAAAAGGGCCTGCCGCTCTTTTTCCGCACCTGCCCGCGTGACGACGCCCAGGGGCGCTCCGCCGCCGCGGCCATCGTCAAGGGCGGCTACAAGGCCGTGGCCTTGCTGCACGACAATTCCTCCTACGCCAAGGGCCTGGCCGAAGAAACCAAGGCCCAGCTGGCCAAGCTGGGCGTGAAGGTGGTCTTTTACGACGCTCTTACCCCCGGAGAGCGCGACTACACGGCCATTCTCACCAAACTCAAGGCCGCCAAGCCCGACCTGATCTTCTTTACCGGCTACTATCCGGAAACCGGCATGCTGTTGCGGCAGAAAAGGGAAATGGGCTGGAACGCGCCCATGATGGGCGGCGATGCCGCCAACCACCAGGATTTGGTCAAGATCGCCGGGGTGGAGGCTGCCGAGGGCTACTTCTTTGTGAGCCCGCCCCTGCCGCAGGATATGGACACGCCGGAGGCCAAAGCCTTTCTGCAGGCCTTCCAGGCCCGCTACCACGCGGTGCCCGTGTCTGTCTGGGCCGTGCTGGCGGGCGACGCCTTCAAGGCTATTGTGGGCGCGCTGGAAGCCGGCCAGGATAAGCCCGAAGCCATGGCCGCCTGGCTCAAGCAGCTTAAGGGCATGCCGGCGCTTTCCGGCACCCTGGGCTTTGACGCCAAGGGCGACCGGGTAGGCGAGTTTTACCGCGTGTACAAGGTGGACAATAAAGGCCGCTTTGTGCTGCAACCCAAATAG
- a CDS encoding amylo-alpha-1,6-glucosidase → MRFRFDKAACQNTRRALRKEWLLTNGRGDYAAGSILGCNTRKYHGLLVVDTVHGRHVLLSALEESVLGGGKEFFFSTRQHPGLLYPHGHECQEAFCLDQWPRWTYRVGEARLDRELFLIRGESRLVLRYSLCGPADLPPLTLRLRPLLACRPMHALTHANPQARGATTPVPHGFGVQPYASLPPLYFQVQRAAAPQDKAVGEAVFTSGPDWCRQVEYFQEAERGFPSSEDLFIPGLLEIPLPPLTRGVHVYLSAGVAPCTDDLAELWAAESRARTKAHRAGGGLAGHLAQTGRQFCTATPQGAPQVVAGYPWFEAWGRDTCISLPGLAFAAGRTDFGLRVLARLGQSLRRGLLPNMFAVDGNHAYNAVDAALWYAFAVQSFCRTADETGYAWVREHAWPALLAIIRGYREGPGQGVYVDAHGLLHAGDARTQLTWMDAQVNGRPVTPRHGFPVEVNALWYNLLAFADALARRFHEPEPAGDALLRDMRLAFLQRFWVPEGGGRLGDVWRESGLDKSVRPNQIFAVSLPYPILPEDFQAQVVECVRNKLLTPYGLRTLAPDDPAYCGRYAGGPEERDAAYHQGTVWPWLLGHYGDALLRTAWDVEGAVRGLLETLTPLYCDHLTDAGLGSISEIFDGSPPYAPNGCIAQAWSVAECLRLLLALRAAAPEAVDQWERRAACRLAHPVSGDTAGVCRVVMNLGAAHGGANAAAPRPAL, encoded by the coding sequence ATGCGGTTCCGTTTCGACAAAGCCGCCTGCCAGAACACCCGCAGGGCTCTGCGCAAGGAATGGCTGCTCACCAACGGCCGGGGCGACTACGCCGCCGGCAGCATTCTGGGCTGCAACACCCGCAAGTATCACGGTCTGCTGGTGGTCGATACCGTTCACGGCCGCCATGTGCTGCTCTCGGCGCTGGAGGAATCCGTGCTGGGCGGCGGCAAGGAATTTTTCTTCTCCACCAGGCAGCACCCCGGCCTGCTCTACCCCCACGGGCACGAATGCCAGGAGGCCTTCTGCCTGGACCAATGGCCCCGCTGGACCTACCGCGTGGGCGAGGCGCGCCTGGACAGGGAGCTTTTCCTCATCCGGGGGGAAAGCCGCCTGGTTCTGCGCTACAGCCTGTGCGGCCCGGCGGATCTGCCGCCCTTGACCCTGCGGCTGCGGCCCCTGCTGGCCTGCCGCCCCATGCACGCCCTCACCCACGCCAATCCGCAGGCGCGCGGCGCAACCACGCCCGTGCCGCACGGCTTCGGCGTGCAGCCTTACGCCAGCCTGCCGCCCCTCTATTTTCAGGTGCAGCGCGCGGCTGCGCCCCAGGACAAGGCCGTGGGGGAAGCCGTCTTCACGTCCGGGCCCGACTGGTGCCGCCAGGTGGAATATTTTCAGGAGGCGGAACGCGGCTTTCCCTCCAGCGAAGACCTCTTCATTCCCGGCTTGCTGGAAATTCCCCTGCCGCCCCTGACCCGCGGCGTTCACGTCTATCTTTCTGCAGGCGTTGCGCCCTGCACGGACGATCTGGCCGAGCTCTGGGCGGCGGAAAGCCGCGCCCGCACCAAGGCCCACCGCGCGGGCGGCGGCCTGGCCGGGCACCTGGCCCAGACCGGCCGGCAGTTCTGCACCGCCACGCCCCAGGGCGCGCCCCAGGTGGTGGCGGGCTATCCCTGGTTTGAAGCCTGGGGCAGAGATACCTGCATCAGCCTGCCGGGCCTGGCCTTTGCGGCGGGCCGCACGGATTTCGGCCTGCGCGTGCTGGCCCGGCTGGGGCAGAGCCTGCGCCGCGGCCTGTTGCCCAACATGTTTGCCGTGGACGGCAACCACGCCTACAACGCCGTGGACGCGGCCCTGTGGTACGCCTTTGCCGTGCAGAGCTTCTGCCGCACGGCCGACGAGACAGGCTACGCCTGGGTGCGGGAGCACGCCTGGCCCGCGCTGCTGGCCATTATCCGCGGCTACAGGGAAGGCCCGGGCCAGGGCGTCTATGTGGACGCCCACGGCCTCCTGCACGCGGGCGACGCCCGCACCCAGCTCACCTGGATGGACGCCCAGGTCAACGGCCGCCCGGTAACGCCGCGCCACGGCTTTCCCGTGGAGGTCAACGCCCTGTGGTACAACCTGCTGGCCTTTGCGGACGCCCTGGCCCGCCGCTTTCACGAGCCGGAGCCAGCCGGGGACGCGCTGCTGCGCGACATGCGCCTGGCCTTTCTGCAACGCTTCTGGGTTCCGGAAGGCGGCGGCCGCCTGGGCGACGTCTGGCGTGAAAGCGGGCTGGACAAAAGCGTGCGGCCCAACCAGATTTTTGCCGTTTCCCTGCCCTACCCCATTCTTCCGGAAGACTTCCAGGCCCAGGTGGTGGAATGCGTGCGCAACAAACTGCTCACGCCCTACGGCCTGCGCACCCTGGCCCCGGACGATCCGGCCTACTGCGGGCGCTACGCGGGCGGGCCGGAAGAACGCGACGCGGCCTACCATCAGGGCACGGTCTGGCCCTGGCTGCTGGGCCACTACGGCGACGCCCTGCTGCGCACGGCCTGGGACGTGGAAGGGGCCGTACGGGGCCTTCTGGAAACGCTCACGCCCCTCTACTGCGACCACCTGACCGATGCGGGCCTGGGCAGCATTTCGGAAATTTTTGACGGCTCCCCGCCCTACGCGCCCAACGGCTGCATTGCCCAGGCCTGGAGCGTGGCCGAGTGCCTGCGCCTGCTTCTGGCGCTGCGCGCCGCGGCCCCGGAGGCAGTGGACCAGTGGGAGCGCCGGGCGGCCTGCCGCCTGGCCCATCCCGTATCGGGCGATACGGCGGGCGTCTGCCGCGTGGTCATGAACCTGGGCGCAGCCCACGGCGGGGCAAACGCCGCCGCGCCGCGCCCGGCCCTATAA